A window of Cellulomonas wangleii genomic DNA:
CGGCGGCCTGTCGGCGACGAATGGGAAGAGGAGCTCCTCCGCAGTGACGGGACGTGGGAGGGCACCGGCATCCTGGCGCTGGTGAGCCTCAACATGTACGAGCACGACGTGCAGCCGATCAGCGCTGCCACAGCCCGTGACTTCGAGCGACGCCTCCTGTCCCGACGCCCTGCGGAGCATGACGAGAGCTGAGCACCGATCGGGGATCGCGGGTTCCGATGGAGCGACGTCATCGCCGAGCTCACACGAGAGACCGTCGCCCGTCCGTTCCACATCAAGGAAGGTGGCCTCGAGTGACGCTCACGCAGCCCGAGCTCCTGCTCTCATTCGTCGTCGAGGCGGGTGGTGTCGCCGAGCAGCGCGGTGACGTGCTGCACCTCCGCCTCGACGACGTGACGCTCCTCGTCCGTGCCGACGAGGGCCGTTACGTCGTCGAGCACATGGAGCGCGGCGTCGTCGAAGGGACCGACCTCGACACCACGTCCCGTCACGCTCTCGACCGCTTCCTGGTCCTGTCCGCCGGCCAGAGCTGGCGTTCCAGGAATCGTCTTCGCCCACTGCGGGCACCTTCCGGGGGCATCTCGGAGGTGACCGTGCGCGCCGACGGTCCGGGATGGTCGGTGGACTGGGCCGACCTCGAAGGCCCGCAGCATGCGACTCTCTGGTCGAAGTTCGACGCCCACGAACTGGCCCGGGCACTCCCCCACACGCTGCAGGACGTCGCCGCGTCGATCCGAGACGTCGACGGGCGCCCGTTGTACGAGGTGGTGTGACGGATGCGGGAGCAACTCCCATGAAGTCCGCGTTCCTCGTGTCCGCCGCCGAGTCGTTCGAGGACGACGTCTGGCGTGCCGCGCGCAGCCTCGGGGGGGACGTCTCCGAGGCGTCCACGCGGGTCCAGGACGAGCAGGGACGCGTGCTGCTGATCACCGGCGGTCTCGGTCTCGACGGCGCGGGCGCGTGGCAGGACGACCTGGTCTCGTCCCCGGGCCTGGACGCCCTGCCCGATCTCAGCACAGCCGCA
This region includes:
- a CDS encoding DUF6222 family protein, translated to MGDRGFRWSDVIAELTRETVARPFHIKEGGLE